Proteins from a genomic interval of Gordonia sp. SL306:
- a CDS encoding SDR family oxidoreductase, protein MTTYFITGGSGFIGRRVIERLLTVEPDARIHALVRAQTLPRFSQMLTDMDATGQVTPVIGDVTTPGLAVDGAELPDIDHVIHLAAIYDMTADADAQQAANVEGTARVADFALTAGAMMHHVSSIAVAGDHRGTFTEDDFDAGQGFPSPYHRTKFEAEKVVREREGLRWRVYRPSIVVGDSRTGEMDKVDGPYYFFGHLAMLGHLPAGLPLPMPDLGNTNIVPVDYVAGSIVALCSLDPERSGIVYHLADPRRRTITGMYNAIAPGFHGPQGRNVIPNGLVEPLLTLAGTGPLRVGRDLLATQQGIPPALLDTVSLTVDFRSDDTVAALRERGIMLPDLDDYGPRLWKYWAAHLDPARHRHNDSRGPLVGKNILITGGSSGIGKATARMCVARGANVFIVARDADGLDAAAAELSATASKDGVPPGRVHTYQCDITDEESVAGLVKTLLAEHDHVDVLVNNAGRSIRRATINSTDRLHDYQRLMAVNYFGAVNLVLGLLPHMVERQSGHIVNVTSIAVQSRGGRFGAYAASKAALEAFSDVTSTETLSDHITFTNVRLPLVRTRMIAPTEAYENQAGVWGVDKAASRVLHGILDRPRRAGSAVGTLAEIGHRFAPGLTTRILHQEYLAFGESAAALGKSNSDDDGSA, encoded by the coding sequence ATGACGACATACTTCATCACCGGCGGCAGCGGATTCATCGGCCGCCGGGTCATCGAACGCCTCCTCACCGTCGAGCCGGATGCCCGCATTCACGCCCTGGTGCGTGCGCAGACGCTGCCGCGGTTCAGCCAGATGCTCACCGACATGGACGCCACCGGCCAGGTCACACCGGTCATCGGTGACGTGACCACCCCCGGACTCGCGGTCGACGGCGCCGAACTCCCCGACATCGACCACGTCATCCACCTCGCGGCGATCTACGACATGACCGCCGATGCCGACGCCCAGCAGGCCGCGAACGTGGAGGGCACGGCCCGCGTGGCCGATTTCGCCCTCACGGCGGGCGCGATGATGCACCACGTCTCCTCGATCGCGGTGGCCGGCGACCATCGCGGAACCTTCACCGAGGATGATTTCGATGCCGGACAAGGGTTTCCGTCGCCCTACCACCGGACCAAGTTCGAGGCCGAGAAAGTCGTCCGCGAGCGCGAGGGACTGCGTTGGCGCGTCTACCGACCGTCGATCGTCGTCGGCGATTCACGCACCGGCGAGATGGACAAGGTGGACGGCCCGTATTACTTCTTCGGCCACCTCGCGATGCTGGGCCACCTGCCCGCCGGACTTCCCCTCCCGATGCCAGATCTCGGCAACACCAACATCGTTCCCGTCGACTACGTGGCCGGCTCGATCGTCGCGCTCTGCAGCCTCGATCCGGAGCGCAGTGGGATCGTCTATCACCTCGCCGATCCCCGACGGCGCACGATCACCGGGATGTACAACGCGATCGCGCCCGGATTCCATGGGCCACAAGGTCGCAACGTGATTCCCAACGGGCTCGTCGAGCCGTTGCTCACGCTGGCCGGTACCGGACCGCTACGGGTGGGTCGGGATCTCCTCGCCACCCAGCAGGGCATCCCGCCCGCACTCCTCGACACCGTGTCACTGACCGTCGACTTCCGATCCGACGACACGGTCGCCGCACTCCGTGAGCGTGGGATCATGCTGCCGGACCTCGACGATTACGGCCCCCGGCTCTGGAAATACTGGGCCGCGCACCTCGACCCCGCCCGGCATCGTCACAACGATTCGCGTGGACCGTTGGTCGGCAAGAACATCCTCATCACCGGCGGCTCCAGCGGGATCGGCAAGGCCACCGCGCGGATGTGCGTGGCGCGCGGGGCCAACGTGTTCATCGTCGCCCGTGACGCCGACGGCCTCGATGCCGCGGCGGCCGAACTCTCGGCGACCGCGAGCAAGGACGGCGTGCCTCCCGGCCGGGTACACACTTACCAGTGCGACATCACCGACGAGGAGTCGGTCGCCGGGTTGGTCAAAACGCTTCTCGCCGAACATGATCACGTCGACGTCCTGGTCAACAACGCCGGGCGCTCGATCCGTCGGGCCACCATCAATTCGACCGACCGGTTGCACGACTACCAGCGGCTCATGGCGGTGAACTACTTCGGCGCGGTCAACCTCGTGCTGGGTCTGCTCCCGCATATGGTGGAGCGCCAGTCCGGCCACATCGTGAACGTGACCTCGATCGCCGTGCAGTCCCGTGGTGGCCGGTTCGGTGCCTACGCCGCGTCGAAGGCCGCTCTCGAGGCGTTCAGCGATGTGACGAGTACCGAAACCCTCTCCGACCACATCACGTTCACCAACGTGCGGCTCCCCCTCGTGCGGACACGGATGATCGCGCCCACGGAGGCCTACGAGAATCAGGCAGGCGTGTGGGGTGTGGACAAGGCGGCGTCCCGGGTGCTGCACGGCATCTTGGACCGACCCCGGCGCGCGGGTTCGGCGGTGGGCACCCTGGCCGAGATCGGCCACCGGTTCGCTCCGGGGCTGACCACCCGAATCCTGCACCAGGAGTATCTCGCCTTCGGGGAATCGGCTGCCGCACTGGGAAAGTCCAACTCTGATGACGACGGCAGCGCGTGA
- a CDS encoding TetR/AcrR family transcriptional regulator — translation MGVHERKARDKQERERKIVDCARSIADSEGWAAVTTRRLAGEIEYSPPVLYGHFPDGRDGIVSAVALAGFADFTSVMRQALDGADATDRLGAFIEAYLTFAAENPATYEAMFSMQLGVQFAHDSTPAELRAAFDVLVDAVGGDHADDAGTRAELLWSALHGMSALTRGQRLSPGNRRRRVDALAELFDPTS, via the coding sequence GTGGGAGTTCACGAGCGTAAGGCACGGGACAAGCAGGAACGCGAGCGCAAGATCGTCGACTGCGCCCGCTCGATCGCCGACAGCGAGGGCTGGGCCGCGGTGACGACTCGCCGCCTCGCGGGCGAGATCGAGTACAGCCCGCCTGTGCTCTACGGCCACTTCCCGGACGGGCGGGACGGGATCGTCAGCGCGGTCGCGCTCGCCGGATTCGCCGACTTCACGTCTGTGATGCGGCAGGCGCTCGACGGCGCCGACGCGACCGATCGCCTCGGCGCGTTCATCGAGGCCTACCTGACCTTCGCCGCCGAGAATCCCGCAACCTATGAAGCGATGTTCTCGATGCAGCTCGGCGTGCAGTTCGCACACGACTCCACGCCGGCCGAGTTGCGGGCGGCCTTCGACGTCCTGGTCGATGCCGTCGGCGGCGACCACGCCGACGACGCTGGCACCCGGGCAGAGTTGCTGTGGAGCGCGCTACACGGGATGTCGGCCCTCACCCGAGGTCAGCGACTGAGCCCCGGTAACCGACGTAGGCGCGTCGACGCACTCGCGGAACTGTTCGATCCGACGTCCTGA
- a CDS encoding DUF4267 domain-containing protein: MAIGAAYLAKNEKNAAGFGLPVLPASDARGWWQVKGIRDVATGLLVIVFTFAARDQLALLVLVLALIPLGDMWIVLSNEGDRKAALGIHGATALAMIVAAVLLFV; encoded by the coding sequence ATGGCGATCGGCGCGGCCTATCTGGCGAAGAACGAGAAGAATGCCGCCGGCTTCGGTCTTCCCGTCCTCCCGGCGTCGGATGCGCGCGGGTGGTGGCAGGTGAAGGGGATTCGTGACGTCGCGACCGGCCTGCTCGTGATCGTCTTCACGTTCGCGGCCCGCGATCAGCTCGCACTTCTCGTGCTCGTGCTCGCGTTGATTCCGCTGGGTGACATGTGGATCGTCCTGTCCAATGAGGGGGACCGGAAGGCGGCGTTGGGCATCCATGGTGCGACGGCGCTGGCGATGATCGTGGCCGCAGTTCTGCTGTTCGTCTGA
- a CDS encoding cupin domain-containing protein, which yields MTDITGHEPGVRSPDDEVVGTDRASMHLLFDASETDDALSTLEVRLQAGADGAAPHFHRRSSEMFYVVDGELRVMTGDRIVTVGVGNSLVVPPLMPHAFGATPDSAARVLIVLTPGVERFEYFRLLARIQAGEATLEELAAVQDEFDNHFVDAPLWWQDRQASRGSDG from the coding sequence ATGACCGACATCACCGGGCACGAGCCAGGGGTGCGAAGCCCCGACGACGAGGTGGTGGGTACCGACCGTGCCTCGATGCACCTGCTGTTCGACGCATCTGAAACCGACGATGCGCTCAGCACACTCGAGGTCCGACTGCAGGCAGGCGCCGATGGTGCGGCCCCGCACTTCCACCGACGATCATCGGAGATGTTCTACGTCGTCGACGGCGAACTCAGGGTGATGACGGGCGATCGGATCGTCACGGTCGGTGTCGGGAACTCGCTGGTGGTGCCCCCGCTGATGCCGCACGCCTTCGGTGCGACGCCGGATAGTGCGGCCCGGGTGTTGATCGTGCTCACGCCGGGCGTCGAACGTTTCGAGTACTTCCGGCTGCTCGCGCGGATCCAGGCGGGTGAAGCGACGCTGGAAGAGCTTGCCGCAGTGCAGGACGAGTTCGACAACCACTTCGTCGACGCGCCGCTGTGGTGGCAGGACCGACAGGCGTCGAGGGGCAGTGATGGTTGA
- a CDS encoding GNAT family N-acetyltransferase codes for MVECRTEVERDVRGIRDVVFAAFGRCDEADLVEALRRDPEAWIPGLSVVAIGVDGDVVGYALLTRCRVGGHRALALAPCAVSPEWQNRGVGTDVTAYALDCARMRAARTRVVDERPPENLVVVLGHPEFYPRFGFRPATEVGIAASFEVPDEALMYLALDTDEPIPSGVIEYPAAFGV; via the coding sequence ATGGTTGAGTGCCGGACCGAGGTCGAGCGCGATGTCAGAGGGATTCGCGACGTGGTCTTCGCGGCGTTCGGCCGATGCGACGAAGCGGATCTCGTGGAGGCGCTCCGACGAGATCCGGAGGCTTGGATACCGGGGCTGTCGGTGGTGGCGATCGGTGTCGATGGAGATGTCGTCGGGTACGCCCTGCTGACCCGCTGTCGAGTGGGCGGGCACCGGGCGCTCGCCCTGGCCCCCTGTGCGGTGTCGCCGGAATGGCAGAACCGTGGGGTCGGCACCGACGTCACCGCGTATGCGCTGGACTGTGCACGTATGCGGGCGGCACGTACGCGTGTGGTCGACGAGCGGCCGCCGGAGAATCTGGTGGTGGTTCTCGGTCATCCTGAGTTCTATCCCCGTTTCGGATTCCGCCCCGCGACCGAAGTGGGGATCGCAGCGTCGTTCGAGGTGCCCGACGAGGCATTGATGTACCTCGCCCTCGACACGGACGAACCGATCCCGTCCGGGGTGATCGAGTATCCGGCGGCGTTCGGGGTCTGA
- a CDS encoding error-prone DNA polymerase — protein MGWDQGPPTWSEMERVLSGRAPGHGRPGEAFGPGDNSGDGNDSPAWSRKRGAYRPEGVERGRSSVRYAELHAHSSYSFLDGASMPEEMVEEAQRLDLEALAVTDHDGFYGVVRFAEAAREFGMPTVFGAELSLEPDVTRTGVPDPPGEHLLVLARDSEGYRRLSRTIADAHMVAGEKGLLRYDRERLPDTGGGHWLVLTGCRKGSVRRALERSGPRAARLALTDLVDRYGREDVAVELTAQGLPEDDERNAILAGLATELGLTTVATTGAHFAGPRRRRLATAVAAVRARTDIETIDGWLPGVGGAHLRSGDEMSRLLAGHPDAIDNTVGLAADCAFRLGLIAPQLPPFDVPDGHTEISWLREQTMDGALRRYGTPGMHPQAYRQIEHELAIIETLTFPGYFLVVADIVNFCKRNDILCQGRGSAANSAVCYALGITNVDPVANKLLFERFLSPERDGPPDIDVDIESDRREEAIQYVYRRYGRDYSAQVANVITYRGKSAVRDMARALGYATGQQDAWSKAPDEAPDDVTDLAGEILGMPRHLGIHSGGMVICDRPIADVCPTEWARMENRSVLQWDKDDCAAIGLVKFDLLGLGMLSALHYAIDLVAEHKGIEVDLATLDLTEPAVYDMLCRADSVGVFQVESRAQMATLPRLKPRTFYDLVVEVALIRPGPIQGGSVHPYIRRRNGTEEPTVEHPSMRKALDRTLGVPLFQEQLMQLAVDVAGFDAAEADQLRRAMGSKRSPERMERLRRRFYEGMEEEHGITGEMADRIFEKMAAFANFGFPESHSQSFASLVFYSSWFKLHHPAAFCAALLRAQPMGFYSPQSLVADARRHGVVVHRPDINLSHAHAALANEGLEVRLGLGGIRGLGDDVAERIVECRDREGDYRDVTDVSRRAELTVHQLEGLAGAGAFAGFGMSRRQALWEAGAAATVRSDQLALESSTRTPTLPGLSEIELAATDAWATGITPTSYPTQFLRPRLAAMGVIPADGLLSVADGSRVTVAGAVTHRQRPATASGVTFINLEDETGMVNVVCSVGLWTRHRNLAHSASALLIRGTVQNAEGAVTVVAERLQRLDLRVGTRSRDWH, from the coding sequence GTGGGATGGGACCAGGGGCCACCGACGTGGTCGGAGATGGAGCGGGTGCTCTCCGGCCGCGCGCCGGGACACGGGCGGCCCGGGGAGGCGTTCGGACCCGGTGACAATTCCGGGGACGGCAACGACAGCCCCGCATGGTCTCGGAAACGGGGTGCTTACCGCCCCGAGGGCGTGGAACGAGGTCGATCGTCCGTCCGATATGCCGAACTCCACGCGCACAGTTCCTACAGTTTTCTCGACGGTGCCTCGATGCCGGAGGAGATGGTCGAGGAGGCGCAGCGTCTGGACCTGGAGGCCCTTGCCGTCACCGATCACGACGGCTTCTACGGGGTGGTCCGATTTGCCGAGGCGGCAAGGGAGTTCGGCATGCCCACGGTGTTCGGTGCCGAGCTGTCCCTGGAGCCCGACGTCACGCGGACGGGTGTACCGGACCCGCCGGGCGAACATCTGCTCGTCCTCGCTCGCGACAGCGAGGGGTATCGGCGACTGTCCAGGACCATCGCGGACGCGCACATGGTCGCGGGGGAGAAGGGGTTGCTGCGCTACGACCGGGAACGACTGCCGGATACGGGAGGTGGCCATTGGCTGGTCCTCACCGGGTGTCGTAAAGGCTCCGTCCGGCGGGCGCTCGAGCGGAGTGGGCCCAGAGCCGCACGGCTCGCGCTGACCGATCTGGTGGACCGCTATGGCCGCGAGGATGTCGCGGTGGAACTCACCGCCCAGGGGTTGCCCGAGGACGACGAACGCAACGCGATCCTCGCCGGGCTGGCCACCGAACTCGGTCTGACGACGGTGGCGACCACCGGGGCGCACTTCGCCGGGCCACGACGCCGCAGACTCGCGACGGCCGTCGCGGCGGTCCGGGCGAGGACGGACATCGAGACCATCGACGGCTGGCTACCGGGTGTCGGTGGTGCACACCTGCGCAGCGGCGACGAGATGTCCCGGTTGCTCGCCGGGCATCCGGACGCGATCGACAACACGGTCGGGTTGGCTGCCGACTGCGCTTTCCGGCTGGGTCTCATCGCGCCGCAGTTGCCCCCGTTCGACGTCCCGGACGGGCACACCGAGATCAGTTGGCTGCGGGAACAGACCATGGATGGTGCGCTGCGTCGCTACGGCACCCCGGGCATGCATCCGCAGGCGTATCGGCAGATCGAGCACGAACTGGCCATCATCGAGACCCTCACCTTCCCCGGCTACTTCCTCGTGGTCGCCGACATCGTCAATTTCTGCAAGCGCAACGACATCCTGTGCCAGGGGCGTGGAAGCGCCGCCAACTCGGCAGTCTGCTACGCATTGGGCATCACCAACGTCGACCCGGTCGCGAACAAGCTCTTGTTCGAGCGCTTCCTGTCGCCCGAACGAGACGGCCCACCCGACATCGACGTGGACATCGAGTCCGATCGACGGGAAGAGGCGATCCAGTACGTCTACCGGCGTTATGGCCGTGACTACAGTGCGCAGGTGGCCAATGTCATCACCTATCGTGGCAAATCAGCGGTCCGTGACATGGCGCGCGCACTCGGTTATGCCACCGGGCAACAGGACGCTTGGAGCAAGGCGCCCGACGAGGCGCCCGACGACGTCACCGATCTCGCAGGCGAGATCCTGGGGATGCCAAGGCATCTGGGCATCCACTCCGGAGGGATGGTGATCTGTGACCGGCCCATCGCCGACGTGTGCCCGACGGAGTGGGCGAGGATGGAGAACCGGAGTGTGCTGCAGTGGGACAAGGATGACTGCGCCGCAATAGGTCTCGTCAAGTTCGATCTTCTCGGGCTCGGCATGTTGTCGGCGCTGCACTACGCCATCGATCTGGTTGCCGAACACAAGGGCATCGAGGTCGATCTGGCGACCTTGGATCTGACCGAGCCGGCCGTCTACGACATGCTGTGCCGTGCCGACTCGGTCGGCGTGTTCCAGGTGGAGTCGCGCGCACAGATGGCCACCTTGCCGCGATTGAAGCCACGAACGTTCTATGACCTGGTGGTCGAGGTCGCTCTCATTCGTCCCGGGCCGATCCAGGGCGGCTCGGTGCATCCTTACATCCGGCGTCGCAACGGGACGGAGGAGCCGACGGTGGAACATCCGTCGATGCGCAAGGCGCTCGATCGCACACTGGGAGTGCCGCTGTTCCAGGAGCAATTGATGCAACTCGCGGTCGATGTCGCCGGGTTCGATGCCGCGGAGGCCGACCAACTGCGCCGAGCGATGGGTTCCAAACGATCGCCCGAGCGGATGGAACGTCTGCGCAGGAGATTCTACGAGGGCATGGAGGAGGAGCACGGGATCACCGGCGAGATGGCCGATCGGATCTTCGAGAAGATGGCCGCATTCGCGAATTTCGGTTTCCCGGAAAGCCATTCGCAGAGTTTCGCGTCCCTGGTCTTCTATTCGTCGTGGTTCAAGCTCCACCATCCGGCGGCATTCTGCGCGGCGTTGCTGCGGGCGCAGCCGATGGGTTTCTACTCGCCGCAGTCGTTGGTCGCGGATGCGCGCAGACACGGTGTCGTCGTGCATCGTCCGGACATCAACCTGTCGCACGCGCATGCGGCCTTGGCGAACGAGGGGCTCGAGGTCAGGTTGGGGCTCGGCGGGATTCGAGGGCTCGGCGACGATGTCGCCGAGCGGATCGTCGAATGCCGTGACCGCGAGGGTGACTATCGGGATGTGACAGATGTGTCCCGCCGTGCGGAGTTGACGGTGCATCAGCTCGAGGGACTGGCGGGAGCGGGGGCGTTCGCCGGCTTCGGGATGAGTCGGCGGCAGGCCCTGTGGGAGGCGGGTGCCGCCGCGACGGTGCGGTCGGATCAGCTGGCACTCGAGTCGTCCACACGGACACCGACCTTGCCGGGGCTGTCGGAGATCGAACTGGCCGCGACGGATGCCTGGGCGACGGGTATCACCCCGACGTCCTATCCCACCCAGTTCCTGCGGCCCCGCCTGGCGGCGATGGGGGTGATCCCGGCCGATGGGTTGCTGTCCGTCGCAGACGGATCACGGGTCACCGTGGCCGGTGCGGTGACCCATCGGCAGCGTCCGGCGACGGCGTCGGGTGTGACGTTCATCAACCTCGAGGACGAAACGGGCATGGTGAACGTGGTCTGTTCGGTGGGGTTGTGGACTCGACATCGAAATCTGGCACACTCTGCATCAGCATTGTTGATCCGTGGCACCGTGCAGAATGCCGAGGGGGCGGTGACGGTGGTGGCGGAGCGTCTGCAGCGCTTGGATCTCCGAGTGGGAACTCGTTCCAGGGATTGGCATTAG
- a CDS encoding DUF167 domain-containing protein gives MPRQIVVTVKPSSRKGPLVETGPDGSVTVFVREPAADGRANKAVAEILADHLGVPQRKIALVGGATARTKRFRIDN, from the coding sequence ATGCCGAGGCAGATCGTGGTGACGGTGAAGCCGAGTAGTCGCAAGGGGCCGCTGGTGGAGACCGGACCGGACGGTTCGGTCACTGTCTTCGTCCGCGAACCGGCGGCCGATGGACGCGCCAACAAGGCCGTCGCCGAGATTCTCGCCGATCACCTCGGTGTGCCCCAACGAAAGATCGCCCTCGTCGGCGGAGCGACTGCCCGCACCAAGCGATTCCGCATCGACAACTGA
- a CDS encoding tRNA (cytidine(34)-2'-O)-methyltransferase translates to MFRIMFYQPCIPPNTGNAIRLAANTGCELHLIEPLGFSMSDAQVKRAGLDYHEMATVTVHPDLAAAWTTLQPERVFAFTAHASRYHTDVDYRPGDVLLFGPEPTGLPDDVLAEPTVTDRVRIPMLAGRRSHNLANAASIVVYEAWRQNGFTGAV, encoded by the coding sequence ATGTTCCGCATCATGTTCTATCAGCCGTGCATCCCGCCCAACACCGGGAACGCGATCCGTCTCGCCGCCAACACCGGCTGTGAACTGCACCTCATCGAACCACTCGGGTTCAGCATGTCCGATGCACAGGTCAAACGCGCAGGCCTGGACTATCACGAGATGGCCACGGTGACAGTGCATCCCGATCTGGCGGCGGCCTGGACGACGCTCCAGCCCGAGCGGGTCTTCGCCTTCACCGCGCATGCGTCGCGCTACCACACGGATGTCGACTACCGCCCCGGCGACGTCTTGCTCTTCGGGCCGGAACCGACCGGGCTGCCCGACGACGTGCTGGCCGAACCGACGGTCACCGACCGGGTCCGGATCCCCATGTTGGCCGGGCGACGGTCACACAATCTCGCCAATGCCGCGAGCATCGTCGTCTACGAGGCGTGGCGGCAGAACGGGTTCACCGGGGCGGTCTGA
- a CDS encoding serine/threonine dehydratase, whose amino-acid sequence MGSVTLDEVVAARERIADSLRRTPVLRTSIDAADGPVDVVFKLEYLQAGGCFKPRGSLNAVRHARDEGLLDDAGVLVASGGNAAIGAAWAARIAATRCTVVVPETAPQVKVDSLRALGADVHQVGDRYQHAADAAAEMARRSGALLLHAYDQPDIVAGAGTIGLELADDVAGPLTTVVCVGGGGLLGGLTAVLRPGDRIVGAEPVGSSCLRQAIEAGRPVPVELDSVAADSLGATRLGDICWSTIAGRAVTSVVVSDADLIAARRHLWDAFRILVEPGTATAVAAVLTGAVRPEPDSTLCVVLCGANTTLER is encoded by the coding sequence GTGGGTTCGGTCACCCTCGACGAGGTCGTCGCCGCCCGGGAGCGCATCGCAGACTCGCTGCGCCGGACGCCGGTTCTCCGGACCTCGATCGACGCCGCCGACGGCCCGGTCGACGTGGTGTTCAAGCTCGAATACCTCCAGGCGGGTGGTTGCTTCAAACCCCGGGGGAGCCTCAATGCCGTGCGCCATGCGCGAGACGAGGGACTGCTCGACGACGCGGGTGTCCTGGTCGCGTCCGGTGGCAATGCCGCGATCGGCGCCGCGTGGGCGGCCCGGATCGCCGCCACCAGGTGCACCGTGGTGGTGCCCGAGACCGCACCTCAGGTCAAGGTCGACAGCCTGCGCGCACTCGGCGCGGACGTCCATCAGGTGGGTGACCGCTACCAGCACGCGGCCGACGCGGCAGCCGAGATGGCCCGGCGATCCGGCGCTCTCCTGCTGCACGCCTATGACCAACCCGACATCGTGGCCGGGGCCGGCACGATCGGACTCGAACTCGCCGACGACGTCGCCGGTCCGCTCACCACCGTCGTCTGTGTCGGCGGCGGCGGTCTGCTCGGCGGGCTGACAGCGGTACTGCGGCCGGGCGACCGGATCGTCGGCGCCGAGCCGGTCGGGTCGTCGTGCCTGCGTCAGGCCATCGAGGCGGGTCGCCCGGTGCCCGTGGAGCTCGACAGTGTCGCCGCCGACTCACTCGGCGCGACCCGGCTCGGGGACATCTGCTGGTCGACCATCGCCGGTCGCGCGGTGACCAGTGTGGTGGTGTCGGACGCGGATCTGATCGCGGCGCGTCGTCACCTGTGGGACGCCTTTCGCATCCTGGTGGAGCCGGGCACCGCAACGGCGGTCGCCGCGGTGCTCACCGGAGCCGTTCGGCCGGAACCGGATTCGACATTATGCGTGGTGCTGTGCGGTGCGAACACCACATTGGAGCGCTAA
- a CDS encoding bifunctional methylenetetrahydrofolate dehydrogenase/methenyltetrahydrofolate cyclohydrolase has translation MSAIRLDGKVTRDEIFEDLGVRVEKLRAEGIMPGLGTVLVGDDPGSQSYVKGKHADCARIGVASIRKDLPADATTEELNAAIDELNGDPNCTGYIVQLPLPGHLDDNAALERVDPSKDADGLHPINLGRLVLGKESTLPCTPRGIVHLLRRYDIPIKGARVTVVGRGVTIGRPIGLLLTRRSENATVTLCHTGTRDLASEVSRADVVIAAAGVPHLITKDMVKPGAAVIDVGVSRTEAGLTGDVAPDVWDVAGHVSPNPGGVGPLTRAFLLVNVVERAEAQLAGRDGAGPVG, from the coding sequence GTGAGCGCTATACGACTCGACGGCAAGGTCACTCGTGACGAGATCTTCGAGGATCTCGGGGTCCGGGTGGAAAAGCTGCGTGCCGAGGGCATCATGCCCGGTCTCGGTACCGTCCTGGTCGGGGATGACCCCGGTTCGCAGTCTTACGTGAAGGGCAAGCACGCCGACTGTGCGCGTATCGGCGTGGCCTCGATCCGCAAGGATCTGCCGGCGGATGCGACGACCGAGGAACTGAACGCCGCGATCGATGAGCTCAACGGCGACCCCAACTGCACCGGCTACATCGTCCAGTTGCCATTGCCCGGTCATCTCGACGACAACGCCGCGTTGGAGCGCGTCGACCCGTCGAAGGACGCCGACGGTCTCCATCCGATCAATCTGGGGCGTCTGGTGCTGGGCAAGGAGTCGACGTTGCCGTGCACGCCGCGGGGCATCGTCCACCTGCTGAGGCGATACGACATCCCCATCAAGGGCGCACGGGTGACCGTCGTCGGGCGCGGGGTCACCATCGGGCGACCGATCGGTCTGCTGCTGACGCGGCGCAGTGAGAACGCGACCGTCACGCTCTGCCACACCGGCACTCGCGATCTTGCGTCAGAGGTGTCGCGGGCCGACGTCGTGATCGCCGCAGCCGGAGTCCCGCACCTCATCACCAAGGACATGGTCAAGCCGGGTGCCGCGGTCATCGACGTCGGGGTCAGCCGCACCGAGGCCGGACTCACCGGCGACGTCGCTCCCGACGTCTGGGACGTCGCGGGCCACGTGTCACCCAATCCCGGGGGAGTCGGGCCGCTGACCCGCGCTTTCCTGCTCGTCAACGTCGTGGAGCGTGCCGAAGCGCAACTCGCCGGTCGTGACGGGGCGGGACCTGTCGGGTGA
- a CDS encoding DUF3017 domain-containing protein: MTGTSAGGRVERIRHARQVRRYLVQIPYFVVLLGLLVAAVLVLFDRWRRGAFVFGSALLLGAVLRALIPSSRAGLLQVRGRFFDVAAMAATGTLILWLATSIDPLGTD; the protein is encoded by the coding sequence GTGACCGGGACCAGTGCCGGTGGCCGCGTCGAGCGGATTCGGCACGCGCGGCAGGTCAGGCGCTATCTGGTTCAGATCCCATACTTCGTCGTATTGCTGGGCCTTCTGGTCGCCGCGGTGCTGGTGCTGTTCGACCGCTGGCGGCGTGGCGCATTCGTCTTCGGATCGGCGCTGCTCCTCGGCGCGGTCCTGAGGGCCCTGATTCCGTCTTCGCGAGCAGGACTTCTCCAGGTCAGAGGGCGTTTCTTCGACGTCGCGGCGATGGCGGCGACCGGCACACTCATTCTGTGGCTGGCGACGTCAATCGATCCGTTGGGCACAGATTGA